One Pseudonocardia sp. HH130630-07 genomic window carries:
- a CDS encoding DoxX family protein, translating into MRLLVATILLGQASKKLFENGFAGTVVEFRRMGIPLPSLSATFAISVEFLGGIALALGFLTLIGGGLVVVNMLGALIFAHAADIMNGGDSWLMAGVVCASTLLLMVAGPGRVSVDYALHRRAQHREIPEGRP; encoded by the coding sequence ATGCGTCTGCTCGTGGCAACGATCCTGCTCGGACAGGCAAGCAAAAAGCTCTTCGAAAACGGCTTCGCAGGCACGGTCGTCGAGTTCAGGCGTATGGGAATCCCACTACCGTCCCTCTCTGCTACGTTCGCGATTTCTGTTGAATTTCTCGGTGGGATCGCGCTTGCCCTCGGATTTCTTACCCTCATCGGGGGAGGACTCGTCGTCGTAAATATGCTCGGCGCACTGATCTTCGCCCACGCAGCAGATATAATGAACGGCGGTGATAGCTGGCTGATGGCGGGTGTCGTCTGTGCTTCCACGTTGCTCCTGATGGTAGCCGGTCCCGGACGTGTCAGCGTGGATTACGCGTTGCACAGACGTGCCCAGCACCGAGAAATCCCCGAAGGGCGCCCTTAG
- a CDS encoding MFS transporter: MVVIEGYDLIAFSTVVPILLRDPNSGYGTGEIGMVAAAVFVGTMIGALASGPLADRFGRRPIAIGSVVTFTLFGALCGVAAGPVSLGLLRLLTGIGIGALVPAASALTMEFATTRHRTLAYTVMLSGVPLGGVGAALTGLVVLPTLGWRWMFFLSLVPGLFLIPVLLRWLPESHIFTRGAIRKEGSDYLVADDSVNDEIAPESALRERGGIFAPRFRAFSLLFASATFCGMFVWFGLATWLPGIMSEAGYELGSSLLFLLTLNLGAVVGSLFIAAATDRWGNRPVVVCTYFGLTLALFGLSMQLPQPLLSIAIVCAGIGGHGGQILINAFVGASYPDTMRARALGWSLGAGRLGTIVGPLIIGSVVGGSDPLIGFIIFAALSAGAAAILAVIRPRSPRYHGAAT; the protein is encoded by the coding sequence ATGGTCGTGATCGAGGGATACGATCTCATCGCGTTCTCCACGGTGGTGCCGATCCTCCTGCGTGACCCGAACAGCGGTTATGGAACGGGCGAGATCGGAATGGTCGCCGCGGCAGTCTTCGTCGGAACGATGATCGGCGCCTTGGCCTCTGGTCCCCTCGCAGACCGTTTTGGGCGACGCCCGATTGCCATCGGCTCTGTCGTAACGTTCACCTTGTTCGGCGCACTCTGCGGCGTCGCCGCAGGTCCTGTTTCTCTAGGACTCCTACGCCTCCTTACTGGAATTGGAATCGGTGCACTGGTACCGGCGGCGTCCGCGTTAACCATGGAATTCGCCACTACCCGCCACCGCACCTTGGCTTACACCGTGATGCTGTCCGGGGTACCGCTCGGCGGAGTCGGAGCAGCCTTGACCGGACTTGTCGTGCTACCGACACTGGGGTGGCGATGGATGTTTTTCTTATCGCTCGTTCCGGGGCTTTTCCTGATTCCAGTACTGTTAAGATGGCTGCCTGAATCACATATTTTTACCCGTGGAGCTATCCGGAAAGAAGGATCAGATTATCTCGTCGCAGACGATAGTGTGAACGATGAGATTGCGCCCGAGTCAGCGCTACGTGAGAGAGGCGGCATTTTCGCGCCGCGATTTCGAGCATTTTCATTGCTCTTCGCCTCGGCGACGTTCTGTGGGATGTTCGTCTGGTTTGGGCTGGCTACCTGGCTGCCTGGCATCATGAGCGAAGCAGGGTACGAACTAGGATCGAGTCTGCTATTTCTTCTGACCTTGAATCTCGGTGCCGTGGTCGGCTCGTTGTTCATCGCGGCTGCGACCGACCGTTGGGGTAACCGGCCAGTCGTGGTGTGTACCTATTTCGGCCTCACGCTGGCACTCTTCGGACTGTCCATGCAGCTGCCGCAGCCACTGCTATCCATCGCCATTGTCTGCGCCGGGATAGGCGGGCACGGTGGGCAGATCCTCATTAATGCCTTCGTCGGTGCATCATATCCTGATACCATGCGCGCGCGTGCACTGGGATGGAGCCTCGGTGCCGGACGGCTGGGAACTATCGTCGGCCCTCTTATCATCGGATCGGTGGTAGGTGGATCTGATCCGCTCATCGGATTCATCATCTTCGCAGCTTTATCTGCGGGCGCTGCTGCCATCCTGGCCGTCATCCGACCTCGCTCACCGAGATACCATGGTGCGGCCACTTGA
- a CDS encoding homogentisate 1,2-dioxygenase: MGFYRNVGDVPPKRHTQHRRPDGTLYYEELMGEEGFSSDSSLLYHAGVPSAIVDATPWDPGDQSLTDNRPLLPRHLRLHDLGTPDWKSVDVVTGRRLVLGNADVRISYVVARETSPLYRNAVGDEVVYLESGSAIVETVFGALHVVQGDYVVLPRATTHRWVPSGSEPLRAYAIEASSHIAPPKRYLSRYGQLLEHAPYCERDLHGPGAPLLVEQADVEVLVKHRGGPDGITGTRYVVPTHPFDVVGWDGCLYPYTFNVADFEPITGRVHQPPPAHQVFEGSGFVVCNFVPRKVDYHPLAVPVPYYHANVDSDEVMFYCGGDYEARKGSGIGQGSISLHPGGHSHGPQPGAVERALGAESFDELAVMVDTFRPLALGEGGRACEDPSYAWSWAGRGSPL; encoded by the coding sequence ATGGGTTTCTATCGGAATGTTGGTGACGTCCCGCCGAAGCGGCACACCCAGCATCGACGCCCCGACGGGACGCTCTACTACGAGGAGCTGATGGGGGAGGAGGGCTTCTCCTCGGACTCCTCGCTGCTCTACCACGCGGGCGTCCCGTCGGCGATCGTCGACGCCACCCCCTGGGACCCGGGCGACCAGTCGCTCACCGACAACCGGCCGCTGCTCCCGCGCCACCTGCGGCTGCACGATCTCGGCACCCCGGACTGGAAGTCGGTCGACGTCGTGACCGGGCGCCGGCTGGTGCTGGGCAACGCCGACGTGCGGATCTCCTACGTCGTCGCGAGGGAGACCAGCCCGCTCTACCGCAACGCCGTCGGCGACGAGGTTGTCTACCTGGAGTCCGGGTCGGCGATCGTCGAGACCGTGTTCGGCGCGCTGCACGTGGTCCAGGGCGACTACGTCGTCCTCCCGCGGGCGACGACCCACCGCTGGGTCCCCAGCGGGTCCGAGCCGCTGCGCGCCTACGCGATCGAGGCGTCGTCGCACATCGCCCCGCCCAAGCGGTACCTGTCGCGCTACGGCCAGCTGCTCGAGCACGCCCCGTACTGCGAGCGAGACCTGCACGGACCGGGCGCGCCGCTGCTCGTCGAGCAGGCCGACGTCGAGGTGCTGGTGAAGCATCGCGGCGGGCCCGACGGGATCACCGGCACCCGCTACGTGGTGCCCACGCACCCGTTCGACGTCGTCGGCTGGGACGGCTGCCTGTACCCATACACGTTCAACGTCGCGGACTTCGAGCCGATCACCGGTCGCGTGCACCAGCCGCCGCCGGCGCATCAGGTCTTCGAGGGCTCCGGCTTCGTGGTCTGCAACTTCGTGCCGCGCAAGGTCGACTACCACCCGCTCGCCGTGCCGGTTCCCTATTACCACGCCAATGTGGACTCCGACGAGGTCATGTTCTACTGCGGCGGCGACTACGAGGCCCGTAAGGGCTCCGGGATCGGGCAGGGGTCGATCTCGCTGCACCCGGGCGGGCACAGCCACGGCCCGCAGCCCGGCGCGGTCGAGCGGGCGCTCGGCGCGGAGTCCTTCGACGAGCTCGCGGTCATGGTCGACACGTTCCGGCCGCTGGCCCTCGGTGAGGGCGGCCGGGCCTGTGAGGACCCGTCGTACGCGTGGAGCTGGGCCGGGCGGGGTTCGCCGTTGTGA
- the fahA gene encoding fumarylacetoacetase yields the protein MTTVEIPEGSLFGLANLPYGVFSPDGGDRRVGVRVGDSVLDLAELLPGERATFATDTLNPFLAQGRDRWAAVRAAITEAAASDIPERAVHPVAVVTLHLPFTVGDYVDFYASEHHATNLGQLFRPDSEPLTSNWKHLPVGYHGRAGTVVVSGTGIVRPCGQRKAPADDVPTYGPAQRLDIEAELGFVVGTGSALGTRISVDAFDDHVFGAVLVNDWSARDLQAWEYVPLGPHLGKSFATSVSPWVVPLAALRDARVPLPGQDPKPLPYLRGETDASLDIELVVEWNGEEVARPPYREMYWSPAQMLAHLTINGASTRPGDLYASGTISGPERHQRGAFIELTWGGHEPITVKGEKRTFLLDGDEVVISATAPGPDGTRIGFGDVTGTIIPAVLE from the coding sequence ATGACGACCGTCGAGATCCCCGAGGGATCACTCTTCGGCCTCGCGAACCTGCCCTACGGTGTGTTCTCTCCCGACGGAGGGGATCGACGGGTCGGGGTGCGTGTCGGCGACTCCGTGCTCGACCTCGCCGAACTGCTGCCCGGCGAGCGCGCCACCTTCGCCACCGACACCCTGAACCCGTTCCTCGCCCAGGGCCGAGACCGCTGGGCCGCCGTCCGCGCCGCGATCACCGAGGCCGCAGCCAGTGACATACCAGAGCGCGCCGTGCACCCTGTCGCTGTGGTGACCCTGCACCTGCCGTTCACCGTCGGCGACTACGTGGACTTCTACGCCTCCGAGCACCACGCCACGAACCTCGGACAGCTATTCCGCCCGGACTCCGAGCCGCTGACGTCAAACTGGAAGCACCTACCCGTCGGCTACCACGGCCGCGCCGGCACCGTCGTCGTCTCCGGGACCGGGATCGTCCGCCCGTGCGGGCAGCGCAAGGCCCCGGCCGACGACGTCCCTACCTACGGTCCGGCGCAGCGCCTGGACATCGAGGCCGAGCTCGGCTTCGTCGTCGGGACCGGGTCCGCGCTCGGCACCCGGATCAGCGTCGACGCGTTCGACGACCACGTATTCGGCGCGGTCCTGGTCAACGACTGGTCCGCCCGCGACCTGCAGGCCTGGGAATACGTGCCGCTCGGCCCGCATCTGGGCAAGAGTTTCGCGACCTCGGTCTCGCCGTGGGTGGTTCCGCTCGCCGCGCTGCGCGACGCCCGCGTCCCGCTGCCCGGCCAGGACCCGAAGCCGCTGCCCTACCTGCGTGGTGAGACGGACGCCAGCCTGGACATCGAGCTCGTCGTCGAGTGGAACGGCGAGGAGGTGGCTCGCCCGCCGTACCGCGAGATGTACTGGTCCCCGGCGCAGATGCTGGCGCACCTGACCATCAACGGCGCCTCCACCCGCCCCGGTGACCTCTACGCGTCGGGCACGATCTCCGGGCCCGAGCGCCACCAGCGCGGCGCGTTCATCGAGCTGACCTGGGGCGGGCACGAACCAATCACAGTCAAAGGCGAGAAGCGCACCTTCCTACTCGACGGAGACGAAGTTGTCATCTCCGCTACCGCACCCGGCCCGGACGGGACACGGATCGGATTCGGCGACGTCACCGGAACCATCATTCCAGCAGTTCTGGAATAA